Proteins encoded in a region of the Devosia sp. RR2S18 genome:
- a CDS encoding MurR/RpiR family transcriptional regulator yields the protein MGIQSSIESAAPGFTPTMQRVADAIRANPSIVLDQTISELAASCQTSVASVVRFCRALGLTGYAQLRMSLATELGREAAQFGLGMTLGAEIAQADTLQDMAAKVASLEIMAIEETVSSLDFDALGRVVAAMDKAQRILLFGVGASHFVAQDLHHKLFRIGRNAFVMADSHEAWSAALLAPEATVALGFSHSGTTCDTVRYLEIAGEAGALTVAVTGAPASPLAKMAQERLISHARESRLRAGAMVSRMAQLCIVDCLFMGVAQQRYDQSIQALQRTRDITHPRNV from the coding sequence TTGGGCATTCAATCGAGCATAGAAAGTGCGGCGCCAGGGTTCACCCCCACCATGCAACGGGTGGCGGATGCGATCCGCGCCAATCCGTCCATAGTCCTTGATCAGACGATCTCGGAGCTGGCGGCCTCCTGCCAGACTTCGGTCGCTTCCGTCGTGCGGTTTTGTCGTGCTCTGGGCCTCACGGGATACGCGCAATTGCGCATGTCGCTCGCCACCGAACTGGGCCGCGAGGCAGCCCAGTTTGGACTGGGCATGACATTGGGCGCCGAAATCGCTCAGGCCGATACGCTGCAGGACATGGCCGCCAAGGTCGCTTCGCTCGAGATCATGGCCATCGAGGAGACCGTTTCGAGCCTCGACTTTGACGCGTTAGGCCGGGTGGTCGCTGCAATGGACAAGGCGCAGCGGATCCTCCTGTTCGGGGTCGGAGCAAGCCACTTCGTGGCACAGGATCTGCACCACAAATTGTTCCGTATCGGCCGCAATGCTTTCGTGATGGCTGACTCTCATGAGGCTTGGTCGGCAGCTTTGCTTGCGCCCGAGGCGACGGTGGCGCTCGGGTTCTCCCATTCTGGCACCACGTGCGATACCGTGCGCTATCTGGAAATCGCTGGAGAGGCCGGTGCCCTGACTGTGGCGGTCACTGGAGCGCCGGCTTCGCCACTGGCGAAAATGGCCCAGGAACGGCTCATCAGCCACGCGCGCGAGAGCCGATTGCGGGCCGGCGCAATGGTCAGCCGCATGGCGCAATTGTGCATCGTCGACTGCCTCTTCATGGGCGTGGCGCAGCAGCGCTACGACCAGTCCATTCAAGCTTTGCAGCGCACGCGCGACATTACTCATCCTCGCAATGTCTGA
- a CDS encoding N-acetylmannosamine-6-phosphate 2-epimerase has protein sequence MKLPRGLIVSCQAREDNPLHGPTYMGAMAQAARDGGAVAIRANGPADIAAVKAAQLPVIGIHKLFSLHHPVYITPNLEAAETIVSAGAEVVALDCTARPRDGEPPAVLVRRIREELGAEVFADISTLDEGLAAAAWGANYVATTLSGYTSETEPRPAEPDLKLLEALARTLDVPVIAEGRYNTPDLVRQAFEAGAHAVVVGTMITNPREITARFVVQGVPA, from the coding sequence GTGAAGCTGCCGCGAGGGCTGATCGTCTCGTGTCAGGCGCGCGAGGACAATCCGCTCCATGGCCCCACCTATATGGGGGCGATGGCACAGGCGGCGCGGGACGGCGGCGCGGTTGCCATCCGGGCCAATGGTCCGGCGGACATCGCAGCGGTGAAGGCTGCCCAGTTGCCGGTAATCGGCATTCACAAACTGTTCTCACTCCATCATCCCGTTTATATCACCCCGAACTTGGAGGCGGCGGAAACCATCGTGTCAGCGGGCGCCGAAGTTGTGGCGCTCGATTGCACGGCGCGGCCGCGCGATGGCGAACCGCCTGCTGTCCTCGTGCGCCGTATTCGCGAGGAACTCGGCGCCGAAGTCTTCGCCGACATATCCACCCTGGACGAGGGTTTGGCCGCAGCAGCTTGGGGCGCGAACTATGTGGCGACAACGCTTTCGGGTTACACAAGCGAAACCGAGCCCAGGCCGGCGGAGCCGGACCTGAAACTGCTCGAAGCTCTGGCAAGGACGCTCGACGTGCCGGTCATCGCCGAAGGCCGCTATAACACGCCTGATCTGGTGCGGCAGGCGTTCGAAGCTGGTGCCCATGCCGTTGTGGTTGGGACCATGATTACCAATCCTCGCGAGATCACGGCCAGGTTCGTTGTCCAAGGCGTGCCGGCGTGA
- a CDS encoding BadF/BadG/BcrA/BcrD ATPase family protein, with translation MTTAVHLGIDVGGTASRWVACDHAGHEIGRGAAAGATAHVFNPTERDRLTSSLRMIAEGIQTSNFLALDVTIGLTGFGAAVRSDVQAITAGYLNLPAHLVTAVDDMVLAYAAAFAPGEGILVSAGTGSIGLYIGPDVVVRVGGRGILIDDAGSGSWIALQALDRLYKTLDHTGSFDAVEPLAREIFREIGGSEWSDVRQFVYGSDRGRIGALAVAVARAATAGDATAAAVLEEAGAELARLAVALTSRVGRRPTGFVGGVVGLHERVQPAIRRALPGHEVRFLSLDAALTAARLQTPQGETWRRIVAAGAGLG, from the coding sequence GTGACAACGGCGGTACATCTCGGAATCGATGTTGGCGGTACCGCAAGCCGCTGGGTCGCGTGCGATCATGCCGGGCACGAGATCGGCCGTGGGGCCGCGGCCGGTGCAACGGCGCATGTGTTCAATCCCACCGAGAGGGATCGGCTTACGTCCTCGTTGAGGATGATCGCCGAAGGGATTCAAACATCGAACTTTCTTGCCCTTGATGTGACCATTGGACTGACCGGATTTGGTGCCGCAGTGCGTTCGGACGTACAGGCGATTACTGCCGGGTACCTGAACCTCCCGGCGCACTTGGTCACCGCCGTGGACGACATGGTGCTTGCCTATGCAGCGGCTTTTGCGCCTGGTGAGGGGATACTTGTCTCAGCGGGAACGGGGTCCATCGGACTTTATATCGGTCCTGATGTTGTGGTGCGGGTTGGTGGCCGCGGCATCCTGATTGATGATGCCGGGTCAGGAAGCTGGATCGCTCTGCAAGCTCTGGATCGCCTTTATAAAACGCTGGACCACACGGGGTCGTTTGACGCCGTCGAACCGCTTGCGCGAGAGATCTTTCGGGAAATTGGAGGATCGGAGTGGAGCGATGTAAGGCAGTTCGTCTACGGCAGCGATCGGGGACGGATTGGGGCACTGGCTGTTGCCGTTGCTCGCGCGGCGACGGCCGGCGACGCTACTGCTGCTGCCGTATTGGAGGAGGCGGGCGCCGAACTTGCTCGGTTGGCGGTGGCGTTGACCTCGAGGGTAGGGCGCCGTCCGACGGGTTTCGTTGGCGGCGTGGTGGGACTGCACGAGCGCGTCCAGCCGGCGATCCGTCGCGCCCTGCCGGGGCACGAGGTTCGCTTTCTCAGCCTCGATGCTGCCCTGACGGCGGCACGCCTGCAGACGCCACAAGGTGAAACGTGGCGCAGGATCGTGGCTGCTGGTGCGGGACTTGGATAG
- a CDS encoding ABC transporter substrate-binding protein, with product MTSISRRTFIAATGAALLLPAIPAFAQATPKEAPALADAVAAGDLPPIAERLPVNPMVVEPYESIGQYGGDLRTALVGGGSLNMMHRYQGYEPLVRYTPDFTGVIPNVAESYEANEDASVYTFKLREGHKWSDGQPFTTDDIMFFYEDVMMNPELTPSPQGHLRSPNGDQAVFEKVDDTTFRIVFSQPNGLLPLRLAWANDDRTTRTPRHYLEQFHIKYNPDADKIAQDQGMTGWVQLFQIKSGISVDGEIFKNKDMPTLYGWKVLQPLGESAEYAISDRNPYYFKVDTQGNQLPYIDRVTYAVVADNEVLLLKALQGEIDVIDQWIATPANRAVLYDGQEAGNYGFYTTTSTEPNEMVFQLNLTHQDPTKRALFQNKDFRIAMSHAIDRQAIIDTVLIGQGAPAQPSIRPEDPLYNEQLATQYVEFDPARANEILDGIIPEKDGEGYRLMENGERLTMIFEIDQVRQVFVDSFQLVLPMLRNIGIDAQMRTMDRSLWEVRVRQGGEYDATVHKFGGNSGISAILDPRYYFPNTTEAFYAKGWQIWYNDPDSVDAIEPPEATKRQFELYNEVRQTGDQARQQELMKEIIQIAADQFYVFGVTLPLNGYGIVSNRIHNVPETMPNSWGYPTPAPTNPEQYYIS from the coding sequence ATGACCAGCATTTCCCGCAGGACGTTTATTGCCGCCACCGGTGCAGCTCTGCTGTTGCCAGCTATCCCTGCCTTCGCGCAGGCCACTCCCAAAGAGGCACCGGCGCTCGCCGATGCTGTGGCTGCAGGCGATCTGCCGCCAATCGCCGAGCGGCTGCCGGTAAACCCTATGGTGGTGGAGCCCTATGAGAGCATCGGCCAATATGGCGGCGATCTGCGCACCGCGCTTGTTGGCGGCGGTTCGCTGAACATGATGCACCGCTATCAGGGCTACGAGCCGCTGGTGCGTTACACCCCTGATTTCACCGGCGTCATCCCCAACGTCGCAGAGAGCTACGAGGCCAACGAAGACGCGTCCGTCTATACGTTCAAGCTGCGCGAGGGTCACAAATGGTCCGATGGCCAGCCCTTCACCACCGACGACATCATGTTTTTCTACGAGGACGTGATGATGAATCCCGAACTGACCCCCAGCCCCCAAGGCCATCTGCGCTCGCCCAATGGCGATCAGGCGGTCTTTGAAAAAGTCGACGATACCACCTTCCGCATCGTCTTCTCCCAGCCCAACGGCCTGCTGCCGCTGCGCCTCGCCTGGGCCAATGACGACCGCACCACCCGCACCCCGCGCCACTACCTCGAGCAGTTCCACATCAAGTACAATCCCGATGCGGACAAGATCGCCCAAGATCAAGGCATGACCGGCTGGGTACAGCTGTTCCAGATCAAGAGCGGGATTTCGGTCGACGGCGAGATATTCAAGAACAAGGACATGCCCACCCTCTACGGCTGGAAGGTGCTGCAACCGCTAGGGGAGTCCGCCGAATACGCCATTTCCGATCGCAACCCCTACTATTTTAAGGTCGACACCCAGGGCAACCAGCTCCCCTATATCGATCGAGTGACCTATGCCGTGGTCGCCGACAACGAGGTGCTGCTGCTCAAGGCGCTGCAGGGCGAGATCGACGTAATCGACCAGTGGATCGCCACCCCCGCCAATCGCGCTGTGCTTTATGACGGCCAGGAAGCGGGAAATTACGGCTTTTACACCACCACCTCCACCGAGCCCAACGAGATGGTGTTCCAGCTCAATCTCACCCACCAGGACCCGACCAAGCGCGCCCTGTTCCAGAACAAGGACTTCCGCATCGCCATGAGCCACGCCATCGACCGGCAGGCCATCATCGATACGGTGCTGATCGGGCAGGGCGCCCCGGCGCAGCCCTCCATCCGCCCCGAGGACCCGCTCTACAACGAGCAGCTGGCCACCCAATATGTCGAGTTCGACCCAGCCCGGGCCAACGAGATCCTCGACGGGATCATTCCGGAAAAGGACGGCGAAGGCTATCGCCTGATGGAAAACGGCGAGCGCCTGACCATGATCTTTGAGATCGACCAGGTCCGCCAGGTGTTCGTCGACAGCTTCCAGCTCGTTCTGCCCATGCTGCGCAATATCGGCATCGACGCGCAGATGCGCACCATGGATCGCTCGCTCTGGGAAGTGCGCGTCCGCCAGGGCGGCGAATACGACGCCACCGTTCACAAGTTCGGCGGCAATAGCGGCATCTCCGCCATTCTCGATCCGCGCTACTACTTCCCCAACACCACCGAGGCGTTCTACGCCAAGGGGTGGCAGATCTGGTACAACGACCCTGACTCTGTAGATGCGATCGAACCACCAGAGGCCACCAAGCGCCAGTTCGAGCTCTACAATGAGGTGCGCCAGACCGGCGATCAGGCCCGCCAGCAAGAACTGATGAAGGAGATCATCCAGATCGCCGCCGATCAGTTCTACGTCTTCGGGGTCACCCTGCCGCTCAATGGCTACGGCATCGTCTCTAACCGCATCCACAATGTGCCCGAGACCATGCCCAACTCCTGGGGCTATCCCACCCCGGCGCCCACTAATCCGGAGCAGTACTACATCAGCTGA
- a CDS encoding alpha-amylase family protein — MLKIADSPDVTTLRSPDWYQNATRWTQLTFVEDDPQRYDPAFWVDVFKRTKSNALCLSAGGYIAYYPSDIPLHYVSKYIGDSDPFGTLVAEARALDMHVMARVDPHAIHADAAEAHPEWVSLTKDRQPRRHWAMPEIFVTCAYSSYNFEFMTEVIVEIATKYDIDALFGNRWQGHGVCYCKACEDNFRAASGFELPETSAAADPVWQAWAAWRRTVLSKLVAHWDDAVKAVRPHASFIPNMSGSSLMEFDLSLIEKHCPILFVDHQGRRNVEPAWSAGRNGKRIRATFRNRPVGLITSIGPEEIPRWKDSVQTGPEIEQWVHAGITQGLFPWFTKFNACVPDDRWVEPVANAFTMHARIEPVLGEMAPTAEIAIIDPATTLRHWDPDKRHLAEHNDMGFYQALVEARLPFEFLSDQVMTLEALQRFKVVVLANATYLSDEQCQAVRDYVAAGGSVVAANETSLYDATGKARADFGLADVFGVTMKSPPRSPVQNAYVALNGDHPIAQGFAGAQRIIGGTQLIAVEPTAQVDLPFLTVPDFPDLPMEEVYPRLPPQGAGLVARTTEAGGRVVYIPWNIGEVFWTYLAPDQGRVIANSVKWALGKTQEANIEGRGVFDLALHESADGRALCLLNLTNPMMMKGPLRETYPVGPLKVTIEVPEGRTPRSARLVVADQDAAFELKDGRVTVAVPTVETMEVVHLSWH, encoded by the coding sequence ATGCTCAAGATCGCCGACAGCCCAGACGTGACCACCCTGCGTTCCCCCGATTGGTACCAGAACGCCACGCGCTGGACCCAGCTCACCTTTGTCGAAGATGATCCGCAGCGCTACGACCCGGCTTTCTGGGTGGACGTGTTCAAGCGCACCAAGTCCAACGCCCTGTGCCTCTCGGCCGGCGGCTACATCGCCTATTATCCCAGCGACATCCCGCTTCACTACGTCTCCAAATATATCGGCGACAGCGACCCCTTCGGCACCCTGGTGGCCGAGGCACGCGCCCTCGACATGCATGTCATGGCCCGCGTCGATCCACACGCCATTCATGCCGACGCCGCCGAGGCGCATCCCGAATGGGTCTCGCTCACCAAGGATCGCCAGCCCCGCCGCCATTGGGCCATGCCCGAGATTTTCGTCACCTGCGCCTATTCGAGCTACAATTTCGAGTTCATGACCGAGGTCATCGTCGAGATCGCTACCAAATACGACATCGACGCTCTGTTCGGAAACCGCTGGCAGGGTCATGGCGTGTGCTACTGCAAGGCTTGCGAGGACAATTTCCGCGCCGCTAGCGGCTTCGAATTGCCCGAAACCAGCGCCGCTGCCGATCCCGTCTGGCAGGCCTGGGCCGCCTGGCGTCGCACGGTCCTGAGCAAGCTTGTCGCTCATTGGGATGACGCGGTCAAAGCCGTGCGTCCCCATGCCAGCTTCATTCCCAATATGAGCGGCTCCTCGCTGATGGAGTTCGACCTCTCGCTGATCGAAAAACACTGCCCCATCCTGTTTGTCGATCATCAGGGGCGCCGCAATGTCGAGCCCGCCTGGTCGGCCGGGCGCAACGGCAAGCGCATCCGTGCCACCTTCCGCAATCGTCCCGTGGGTCTCATCACCTCGATCGGTCCCGAGGAAATCCCGCGCTGGAAAGACTCCGTGCAGACCGGCCCCGAGATCGAGCAATGGGTCCATGCCGGCATTACCCAGGGGCTGTTCCCCTGGTTCACCAAGTTCAATGCCTGCGTCCCCGACGATCGCTGGGTCGAGCCCGTGGCCAATGCCTTCACCATGCATGCTCGCATCGAGCCAGTGCTGGGGGAGATGGCCCCCACCGCCGAGATCGCCATCATCGATCCGGCCACTACCCTGCGCCATTGGGATCCAGACAAGCGGCACCTGGCTGAACACAACGACATGGGCTTTTACCAAGCTCTGGTCGAAGCTCGGCTGCCGTTCGAGTTCCTCTCAGACCAGGTCATGACGCTCGAGGCGCTGCAGCGCTTCAAGGTCGTGGTCCTCGCCAATGCCACCTACCTCTCCGACGAGCAGTGTCAGGCCGTGCGCGACTATGTTGCCGCCGGCGGCAGCGTCGTTGCTGCCAACGAAACCTCGCTCTACGACGCCACGGGCAAGGCCCGAGCCGATTTCGGCCTCGCCGATGTCTTCGGCGTCACCATGAAGAGCCCGCCGCGCAGCCCGGTGCAAAATGCTTATGTGGCACTCAACGGCGACCATCCCATTGCCCAGGGCTTTGCCGGTGCCCAGCGCATCATCGGTGGCACCCAGCTCATTGCCGTGGAGCCCACCGCCCAAGTCGACCTGCCATTCCTGACTGTGCCTGATTTTCCGGACCTGCCGATGGAAGAGGTCTATCCGCGCCTGCCCCCTCAGGGCGCGGGCCTCGTTGCCCGCACCACCGAAGCCGGTGGGCGCGTGGTCTATATTCCCTGGAATATCGGCGAAGTATTCTGGACCTACCTGGCGCCCGATCAGGGCCGCGTCATCGCCAACTCGGTCAAATGGGCGTTGGGCAAGACGCAAGAGGCCAATATTGAGGGTCGTGGCGTCTTCGACCTGGCGCTGCACGAAAGCGCTGACGGACGAGCGCTTTGCCTTCTCAACCTCACCAATCCCATGATGATGAAGGGCCCGCTGCGCGAAACCTATCCTGTGGGCCCGCTCAAGGTCACCATCGAGGTGCCCGAAGGCCGCACGCCGCGGTCGGCGCGGCTTGTGGTGGCCGACCAGGATGCTGCATTCGAGCTGAAAGACGGTCGCGTCACGGTGGCGGTGCCGACGGTGGAGACGATGGAAGTCGTCCACCTCAGCTGGCACTGA
- a CDS encoding LacI family DNA-binding transcriptional regulator: MTLQDIADHLGVSKFAVSRALAGKDGVSPTTRQRIADTAVELGYSRPVDVAPAQPIIQIVFAEHDPVNSELWMQMQNGIQGEAAAAGFQVQTHWAPDAERVGAIAGISAGFILVGQHSAETVEAFRRSGQAMVRLGWVSPLEQTDQVSGADHEAGNAVGQYLIARGHRRIAFVHGSRVLRGRMERLFGLREAALACAGTRISEIQFSPANPFAEAFLNLSVDGELPTALFCSHDSLGVFVVSELHRLGYSVPDDVSVIGYGDFAAATQISPMLTTLRLPGTDMGIAAFRTVMDRLDPSRRQLPPQRLMLVPELIERDSVANLAP; encoded by the coding sequence GTGACCCTCCAGGACATCGCCGACCATCTCGGGGTATCGAAGTTCGCTGTATCGAGGGCGTTAGCGGGAAAAGATGGCGTCAGCCCAACGACGCGCCAGCGCATCGCTGACACAGCTGTGGAGCTGGGCTATTCGCGGCCTGTCGACGTCGCCCCGGCGCAGCCGATCATCCAGATCGTTTTCGCTGAGCATGATCCGGTAAATAGCGAGCTCTGGATGCAAATGCAGAACGGCATCCAGGGCGAGGCGGCGGCGGCCGGTTTTCAGGTGCAGACCCATTGGGCCCCGGACGCCGAGAGGGTCGGTGCCATTGCTGGAATCAGTGCTGGCTTCATTCTGGTGGGCCAGCACAGTGCCGAGACGGTGGAGGCATTCCGACGCTCGGGACAGGCAATGGTGCGGCTCGGCTGGGTGTCACCGCTGGAGCAGACAGATCAAGTGTCCGGCGCCGATCATGAAGCTGGCAATGCCGTTGGTCAGTATCTGATTGCCCGTGGCCATCGCCGTATTGCCTTCGTGCACGGCAGCCGGGTGTTGCGTGGCCGTATGGAGCGCCTATTCGGATTGCGTGAGGCTGCCCTTGCCTGTGCTGGCACAAGGATCAGTGAGATCCAGTTCAGTCCCGCTAATCCCTTCGCAGAGGCCTTCCTCAACCTGAGCGTGGATGGCGAACTGCCGACCGCCCTTTTTTGCTCGCATGACAGCTTGGGCGTCTTCGTGGTTTCTGAACTGCATCGGCTTGGCTACAGCGTACCAGACGATGTTTCTGTCATTGGCTATGGCGACTTTGCCGCCGCGACCCAAATATCGCCGATGCTGACGACACTCCGCCTGCCTGGCACCGACATGGGCATTGCCGCTTTCAGAACAGTGATGGATAGGCTGGACCCCAGCCGGCGGCAACTGCCGCCCCAGCGACTGATGTTGGTGCCCGAGCTGATCGAGCGCGACTCAGTGGCAAATCTGGCGCCCTGA
- a CDS encoding ABC transporter permease codes for MHYVAQRLLTFPLILLGVSILVFVSIRLIPGDAITAMLGTEAGLLTPPQRAALANYFGIDQPVWSQYIRWLSGLFQGDLGVSTIYGRPVLHVIIERFPLTLELAILAMLIALSVGIPLGVLAATRNERPSDLGVRLLAMLGQSTPSFVLGILIIYVLSVFFGVVPPMGVYTPITVDPVANLSQLIFPAITLGFAFAASVTRISRSAMLDVLSEDYVRTARSKGTSAMGVIWHHALPNALIPVVTLSGVEFGYLLGGAVIVEQIFALPGIGRLVLDAISQRDYALVQGTVLRFAAGVRPRLSVYLARHGGGGIARALMLNPDVVVLDEAVSALDVSVQARVLDLLIGLAQTIT; via the coding sequence ATGCACTATGTGGCGCAGCGGCTGCTGACGTTTCCGCTGATCCTGCTGGGCGTTTCTATTCTGGTATTCGTGTCCATCCGCCTCATTCCGGGAGACGCCATTACCGCGATGCTCGGTACTGAAGCGGGTCTTCTCACCCCGCCGCAACGCGCCGCGCTTGCCAATTATTTCGGCATCGACCAGCCCGTCTGGTCGCAATATATCCGCTGGCTGAGCGGCCTGTTTCAAGGCGATCTGGGCGTCTCCACCATTTATGGCAGACCCGTCCTCCACGTCATCATCGAGCGCTTTCCGCTGACGCTGGAGCTGGCCATTCTCGCTATGCTGATCGCGCTCTCGGTTGGGATCCCTCTGGGCGTTCTAGCCGCCACCCGCAACGAACGCCCGAGCGATCTCGGTGTCCGCCTCCTGGCCATGCTTGGACAGTCCACACCCAGCTTTGTGCTGGGTATTCTCATCATCTATGTTTTGTCAGTGTTTTTCGGCGTCGTGCCGCCCATGGGTGTCTACACGCCGATCACCGTAGACCCGGTGGCCAATCTCAGCCAGCTGATCTTTCCTGCCATTACCCTTGGCTTTGCGTTCGCGGCATCGGTGACGCGCATTTCGCGTTCCGCCATGCTCGACGTCCTGAGCGAGGATTATGTGCGGACGGCCCGGTCCAAGGGTACCTCCGCCATGGGCGTCATCTGGCATCACGCCCTGCCGAATGCCCTCATCCCGGTGGTGACGTTATCGGGCGTCGAGTTCGGCTATCTTCTGGGCGGCGCGGTCATCGTGGAACAGATCTTCGCCCTGCCCGGGATCGGGCGATTGGTGCTCGATGCCATCAGCCAGCGCGATTATGCCCTGGTCCAGGGCACAGTGTTGCGATTTGCAGCGGGAGTTCGGCCTCGCCTATCTGTTTATCTCGCACGACATGGCGGTGGTGGCATCGCCCGCGCGCTGATGCTCAACCCCGATGTGGTGGTGCTTGACGAGGCTGTGTCAGCGCTGGACGTGTCGGTGCAGGCGCGCGTTCTGGACCTCCTGATCGGGTTGGCGCAGACCATCACGTGA
- a CDS encoding anhydro-N-acetylmuramic acid kinase: MDPIWAVGLMTGTVLDGNIDVALLRTDGERIEQFGVFQLAPYPQSIRNLLEDTLAAARKWNFEGPEPAVFAQAEEALTRAQAAAVAAVIEESGLRPSDIGIIGFHGQSVLHRAPQPGRIGATRQLGDGQLMSDLLGIRVAFDFRSADVRAGGQGAPLAALYHQALLRRLGANDGRTAVLNLGGVANITWWNGEDQLVAFDVGPANAPINDFIKARGLGDMDRDGQLALSGTVDEARLAALLTHPYLNAPYPKSLDRFDFSYTMADGLGDADGAATLTAFTTGAVGKALDLLPSRPHRLVVCGGGRHNPAIMAMLESRTGIEAVSADAVGWRGDAIEAECFAFLAVRVLRGLPISFPTTTGAPHPMTGGRLSDA, from the coding sequence ATGGATCCGATCTGGGCCGTCGGACTGATGACGGGGACCGTGCTCGACGGCAATATCGACGTGGCGCTGCTGCGCACGGATGGCGAGAGAATCGAGCAGTTTGGTGTCTTCCAGCTGGCGCCCTACCCCCAGTCGATCCGCAACCTGCTCGAGGACACTCTTGCGGCAGCGCGGAAGTGGAATTTCGAGGGCCCTGAGCCGGCAGTGTTCGCCCAGGCGGAAGAGGCACTAACCCGGGCGCAAGCGGCTGCAGTCGCGGCAGTCATTGAAGAGTCCGGGCTACGCCCGTCCGACATCGGCATTATCGGCTTTCACGGACAATCGGTACTCCATCGCGCGCCGCAGCCGGGCCGGATTGGTGCCACCCGGCAGCTCGGGGACGGGCAATTGATGTCCGATCTCTTGGGCATCCGCGTTGCCTTTGATTTTCGCTCGGCCGACGTGCGGGCCGGCGGTCAGGGAGCCCCGCTCGCCGCCCTTTACCACCAGGCGTTGCTGCGCCGCCTCGGTGCAAATGACGGCCGCACGGCCGTGCTCAATCTGGGTGGTGTGGCCAACATCACCTGGTGGAATGGCGAGGACCAGCTTGTTGCCTTCGACGTCGGTCCGGCCAACGCGCCGATCAACGACTTCATCAAGGCACGGGGTCTAGGGGATATGGACCGGGATGGGCAACTGGCCTTGAGCGGCACTGTCGATGAGGCGCGCCTCGCCGCCCTGCTCACCCATCCCTATCTAAATGCCCCCTACCCCAAATCGCTCGACCGCTTCGATTTCTCCTACACCATGGCCGATGGGCTGGGAGATGCCGATGGGGCCGCGACCCTGACAGCGTTCACCACCGGTGCTGTAGGCAAGGCGCTGGACCTGCTGCCGAGCCGCCCCCACCGCCTGGTAGTCTGCGGCGGTGGCCGGCACAACCCGGCAATTATGGCCATGCTCGAGAGCCGCACCGGGATTGAGGCAGTCTCCGCCGACGCTGTCGGTTGGCGCGGCGATGCCATCGAGGCGGAGTGCTTTGCTTTTCTCGCGGTTCGCGTGTTGCGGGGCCTGCCGATCAGCTTCCCCACGACCACGGGGGCCCCGCACCCAATGACGGGCGGCCGCCTGAGCGATGCCTGA
- a CDS encoding serine hydrolase domain-containing protein — protein sequence MSRLDQKLELAFAPLATAVQTGRIPGGVLGIVDNAGNRVMRSLGAAQLVPQHREMTDNTWFDLASLTKVIFTTQRILALADAGRIDLDAPLISALPDFRQYNPDNWERRVTFRQCLGHQTPFPAVFPLYTYGRDPQLLRAFLLQHQWEAGPAVYSDINFMLLGLALERIERQGIRQMDPGPGFAWSADPAQSAATEDDSWRHRVLVGEVHDDNCSALEGAGHAGLFGTADAVLDFARDRLADTGPDAPIRTPLSARRTHGWERPYEGWSGGELCSPASIGHTGFTGTGLWIDFERGCAWTLLTNRVHPTRHFDSGIVALRRAVGDLINSD from the coding sequence ATGAGCAGACTGGACCAAAAACTCGAGTTGGCCTTTGCCCCGCTTGCCACGGCAGTCCAAACGGGCCGCATCCCGGGTGGGGTGCTTGGTATAGTTGATAACGCCGGCAATCGCGTGATGCGGTCGCTGGGAGCGGCGCAGCTTGTGCCACAACATCGAGAGATGACCGATAACACCTGGTTCGATCTGGCGTCCCTCACCAAGGTGATCTTCACCACCCAGCGCATTCTCGCGCTGGCAGATGCAGGGCGCATCGATCTTGATGCGCCCCTGATCAGCGCATTGCCGGACTTTCGGCAGTACAATCCCGACAATTGGGAACGTCGCGTCACCTTCCGGCAGTGCCTAGGACATCAGACGCCGTTTCCGGCAGTTTTCCCGCTCTATACCTATGGCCGCGATCCTCAGCTGCTGCGCGCTTTTCTGCTGCAGCACCAGTGGGAAGCGGGTCCTGCAGTCTATTCAGACATCAATTTCATGCTTCTTGGTCTCGCGCTCGAGCGGATCGAGCGGCAAGGCATTCGGCAGATGGATCCCGGGCCTGGGTTTGCCTGGTCCGCCGATCCGGCGCAGAGCGCGGCAACGGAAGACGATAGTTGGCGGCACCGGGTGCTCGTCGGCGAAGTACACGACGATAATTGCTCGGCCCTCGAGGGTGCCGGCCATGCAGGGCTCTTTGGCACCGCTGACGCAGTCCTCGACTTCGCCAGGGACCGCCTTGCCGACACAGGTCCCGATGCTCCGATCCGCACCCCGCTCTCGGCGCGTCGCACCCATGGCTGGGAACGTCCCTACGAGGGGTGGTCCGGCGGCGAGCTCTGTTCGCCAGCAAGCATCGGTCATACTGGATTTACCGGGACAGGCCTCTGGATCGATTTTGAACGCGGCTGTGCTTGGACACTCCTCACCAACCGCGTGCATCCGACCCGTCACTTTGACAGCGGCATCGTCGCCCTGCGGCGTGCCGTCGGCGATCTGATCAATAGCGACTAG